One window of Erwinia aphidicola genomic DNA carries:
- a CDS encoding flagellar protein FliT has protein sequence MDKKTLTSGLEQAALLNITMLELTRQGKWDEFIDSMTEYASLLSAAMACDHDHLSDEEQIAVRVVINNLMENEELMMQRMRSRLDTLRSEMTTLNKGKAASSAYAAPFTSLTR, from the coding sequence ATGGATAAGAAAACGCTGACTTCAGGGCTGGAGCAGGCAGCACTGCTGAATATCACCATGCTGGAACTGACCCGCCAGGGAAAATGGGATGAGTTTATTGATTCGATGACGGAATACGCCTCGCTGCTCAGTGCCGCCATGGCCTGTGACCATGACCACCTTAGTGATGAAGAGCAAATTGCCGTGCGTGTAGTTATCAATAATCTGATGGAAAATGAAGAACTGATGATGCAACGGATGCGCTCACGTCTCGACACCCTGCGTAGCGAAATGACCACGTTGAATAAAGGTAAAGCGGCCAGCAGTGCGTACGCCGCGCCTTTCACCTCCCTTACGCGTTAA
- the fliS gene encoding flagellar export chaperone FliS has product MYSRTGQSAYAQVSLESQLTGATPHQLITMLLEGAVNAMVRAKIYFEQGNIARRGEMISRAINIIDNGLRCALNHEVGGKISEELESLYEYVSRNLLLINLNKAPEELPHLIEIMTTISTTWKEIEPAKKQVTYG; this is encoded by the coding sequence ATGTATAGCAGGACAGGCCAGAGCGCCTATGCGCAGGTATCGCTTGAAAGCCAGCTGACCGGGGCAACGCCGCATCAGCTGATCACCATGCTGCTGGAGGGCGCGGTAAACGCCATGGTGCGGGCAAAAATCTATTTTGAACAGGGAAATATCGCCAGGAGAGGCGAGATGATCTCACGGGCAATTAATATTATCGATAACGGCCTGCGCTGCGCGCTGAACCATGAGGTTGGCGGCAAAATCAGCGAAGAGCTGGAGAGTCTGTACGAGTATGTTTCGCGTAATCTGCTGCTGATAAATCTCAATAAGGCACCGGAAGAGTTACCGCATCTGATTGAGATTATGACCACCATCTCAACCACCTGGAAAGAGATTGAGCCGGCGAAAAAGCAGGTGACTTATGGATAA
- the fliD gene encoding flagellar filament capping protein FliD: protein MAGFAIPGLGSGGTIDFADMLEQIKKAEQSKLDPYTKKKTGFNNQVSSWGKISSSLSALNENLKKIGDDGFHGVTVGTNKAFKATATSGAQPDSYEVYVEQLARAHKIGTGAQSSRTDNLGDQSLDKRTLKISVGDGEPMEIELAKDQTSLEQIAKKINQEKGDVTASVRPTEDGKFTLVMTSKKTGDEGQIKVEVEGDNKLGDVLNFDPAAAKPPAGKMDTTVEAQNAIVVIDGVKLTRSSNTITDAIDGITLELQQVSEKDKDDPMKFVYENLSVTSDTSKFKGAIEEFVKLYNAFLSESSSASAWKPPAEGKEGEPNAGNGALMGNSTLRRLTADMREVAVGSNSELSDVFASLAKLGIEVKTEDAATGKLTIDSKKLEAAVKENPAEIEALFLGKGTSAGIADKMQDIIKTYIGDADAIPKVKGVIEQITKGLQNQTSQVSDRIQQMEKMIDAVVERNRKDFERLDLAMSKMNNMSNQLQSMLAGL, encoded by the coding sequence ATGGCCGGGTTTGCAATTCCAGGACTGGGTTCTGGTGGGACCATTGATTTTGCCGATATGCTTGAGCAGATTAAAAAAGCCGAGCAGTCGAAACTGGATCCGTATACCAAAAAGAAAACCGGATTTAATAATCAGGTGTCCTCCTGGGGGAAAATCTCCAGTTCGCTGTCGGCGCTGAACGAAAATCTGAAAAAGATTGGCGACGATGGTTTCCACGGCGTGACCGTCGGCACCAATAAAGCGTTTAAAGCTACCGCCACTTCCGGCGCGCAGCCGGACAGCTATGAAGTCTACGTTGAGCAGCTGGCGCGTGCGCACAAAATTGGTACCGGGGCGCAGAGCAGCCGCACGGACAATCTTGGCGATCAAAGTTTGGATAAGCGCACGCTGAAGATCAGCGTCGGTGACGGGGAGCCAATGGAGATTGAGCTGGCGAAGGATCAAACCTCGCTGGAACAGATTGCCAAAAAAATTAATCAGGAAAAAGGCGATGTCACTGCCTCAGTGCGCCCGACCGAGGACGGCAAATTTACCCTGGTAATGACCTCGAAGAAAACCGGGGATGAAGGCCAGATCAAAGTCGAAGTCGAAGGGGACAATAAACTGGGTGATGTGCTGAACTTTGACCCGGCAGCCGCTAAGCCACCCGCAGGCAAAATGGATACCACGGTTGAAGCACAGAATGCCATTGTGGTGATTGATGGCGTCAAGCTCACCCGCAGCAGCAACACCATTACCGACGCGATCGACGGCATCACGCTGGAGCTGCAGCAGGTCTCTGAAAAAGACAAAGATGACCCGATGAAATTTGTCTATGAAAACCTCTCGGTGACCAGCGATACCAGCAAGTTCAAAGGCGCCATCGAAGAGTTTGTGAAGCTGTATAACGCCTTCCTGTCTGAGTCGAGCAGCGCCAGTGCGTGGAAACCACCCGCAGAGGGTAAAGAGGGTGAACCGAATGCGGGCAACGGCGCGCTGATGGGCAACAGTACGCTGCGCCGCCTGACGGCGGATATGCGTGAAGTGGCGGTGGGCAGCAACAGTGAGCTGAGCGATGTGTTTGCTTCGCTGGCTAAACTGGGTATCGAGGTGAAAACCGAAGATGCCGCTACCGGCAAGCTGACCATTGACAGTAAAAAGCTGGAGGCAGCAGTTAAGGAAAACCCGGCAGAAATCGAAGCCCTGTTCCTCGGTAAAGGCACCAGCGCAGGGATTGCCGACAAGATGCAGGACATTATTAAAACCTACATCGGTGACGCGGATGCTATCCCGAAAGTCAAAGGGGTGATCGAGCAGATCACCAAAGGGCTGCAGAATCAAACGTCCCAGGTCAGCGACCGCATTCAGCAGATGGAAAAGATGATCGATGCCGTGGTCGAGCGTAACCGTAAAGACTTTGAGCGCCTCGATCTGGCGATGAGCAAGATGAACAACATGAGCAATCAGCTGCAATCGATGCTGGCCGGGCTTTAA
- a CDS encoding flagellin: MAQVINTNSLSLMAQTNLNKSQASLGTAIQRLSSGLRINSAKDDAAGQAITNRFTANIEGMTQAARNANDGISLAQTTEGALNEINDNLLNIRRLSEQALNGTNSESDKKSIQEEVTARLAEIGRIAKDTEFNGVNVLDGSTSSLQIQIGAKDGQTIGIDLPAMDLEKLGLDKYTVVSALESKYVKPTLSAAGNAVAATADIGNPESPTGFKLNAAAMGKIATEVGAASAARVELFSVDDGKGGTQYYAYDLDKDVATQITMTADGLGAPETAPGAADEVIGQMATVTAGETLSNVDSDILKNGVSALEGKARDYAVGKEITLASGGTHTLEATDLDAVVAALGGTATADNTQLIGLEDKSGNMTYYAVSTAADGSQIGAEVTLDDTGAGFTAVKAADMSVKDLQKMEELHGGAGVLATMDAALAQVDSFRSGLGAVQNRFNSIISNLNTTVNNMTESKSRILDADFSSEVSAMSRANILQSAGITVLSQANQVPQNVLQLLR; this comes from the coding sequence ATGGCCCAGGTCATTAACACCAACTCACTGAGCCTGATGGCTCAGACTAACCTGAACAAATCACAGGCTTCTCTGGGTACCGCTATCCAGCGTCTCTCTTCCGGCCTGCGTATTAACAGCGCCAAAGACGATGCAGCGGGTCAGGCTATCACCAACCGCTTCACTGCCAACATTGAAGGCATGACTCAGGCGGCACGTAACGCCAACGACGGTATCTCCCTGGCGCAGACCACTGAAGGCGCGCTGAACGAGATCAACGACAACCTGCTGAACATTCGTCGTCTGTCCGAGCAGGCACTGAACGGCACCAACTCAGAATCTGATAAAAAATCCATCCAGGAAGAAGTCACCGCGCGTCTTGCTGAAATCGGCCGTATCGCCAAAGACACCGAGTTCAACGGCGTGAACGTGCTGGACGGCTCCACCTCTTCTCTGCAGATTCAGATTGGCGCGAAAGATGGCCAGACCATCGGTATCGACCTGCCAGCCATGGACCTGGAGAAACTGGGTCTGGATAAGTATACGGTGGTGAGCGCGCTGGAGAGCAAGTACGTCAAACCAACGCTGAGCGCTGCAGGCAATGCTGTCGCCGCAACTGCTGATATCGGCAATCCTGAGAGCCCAACCGGATTTAAGCTTAATGCGGCTGCAATGGGTAAAATTGCAACTGAAGTTGGTGCCGCTAGCGCAGCAAGAGTTGAGCTTTTCAGCGTCGACGATGGTAAGGGCGGAACTCAGTACTACGCCTACGATTTAGATAAAGATGTGGCAACTCAAATCACCATGACCGCGGATGGATTAGGTGCACCTGAAACCGCTCCGGGTGCTGCCGATGAAGTGATTGGCCAGATGGCTACCGTTACAGCAGGAGAAACGCTTTCCAATGTCGACTCCGATATCCTGAAAAACGGCGTTAGCGCCCTGGAAGGTAAAGCACGCGATTACGCAGTGGGTAAAGAGATCACTCTGGCCAGCGGCGGTACTCACACCCTGGAAGCCACCGATCTGGATGCTGTCGTTGCAGCGCTCGGTGGCACCGCAACAGCGGACAACACCCAGCTGATCGGTCTGGAAGATAAGTCGGGCAATATGACTTATTATGCGGTGAGCACTGCTGCCGATGGCAGCCAGATTGGTGCAGAAGTCACGCTGGATGATACCGGCGCGGGCTTCACTGCAGTGAAAGCCGCTGATATGAGCGTGAAAGATCTGCAAAAAATGGAAGAGCTGCATGGGGGCGCCGGCGTTCTGGCGACCATGGATGCTGCCCTGGCACAGGTTGACAGCTTCCGCTCTGGTCTGGGTGCGGTGCAGAACCGTTTCAACTCGATCATCAGCAACCTGAACACCACCGTGAATAACATGACCGAATCGAAATCACGTATCCTGGATGCGGACTTCTCTTCTGAAGTGTCTGCCATGAGCCGTGCCAACATCCTGCAGTCAGCCGGTATCACTGTGCTGTCCCAGGCGAACCAGGTTCCACAGAACGTGCTTCAGCTGCTGCGTTAA
- a CDS encoding winged helix-turn-helix domain-containing protein — MHNTIAIGTSLKLDRRTRTLSNTKDGNSVTLPASACRCLQALVEEKENVLSYEQLMDIGWRNAGVEVTENSVRVMITKIRRALGALKVDDRIQLVAVTRSGYRLIVNKEAVVVPAAPPAKVITPQATPPIPPADAPPPLPPMAAPASGEKTAVWPRRLLACAVGGLLGCLAVFLISGYFKVVPQRTDFIRWHGEAIPPETEVWVPQGELSAAQQKTVVQTLQLYALYASGYGPYEEKARFLYITLGHSPRHLGLIACSIPLRASENNCESYYFTKR, encoded by the coding sequence ATGCATAACACCATCGCCATTGGCACCTCGCTAAAACTCGACCGGCGTACCCGCACGCTGTCGAACACTAAAGATGGGAACAGCGTTACGCTGCCTGCTTCTGCCTGCCGCTGCCTGCAAGCCCTGGTGGAGGAGAAAGAGAACGTCCTGTCCTACGAACAGCTGATGGATATCGGCTGGCGCAACGCCGGGGTCGAAGTCACCGAAAACAGCGTCCGCGTGATGATCACCAAAATCCGCCGCGCGCTGGGGGCGCTGAAGGTTGACGATCGCATCCAGCTGGTTGCGGTTACCCGCAGCGGCTATCGCCTGATCGTCAATAAAGAGGCGGTGGTGGTTCCCGCTGCGCCCCCCGCAAAGGTCATTACTCCCCAGGCCACTCCACCCATCCCGCCAGCAGATGCCCCACCGCCACTGCCGCCCATGGCCGCGCCCGCATCGGGAGAAAAAACGGCCGTGTGGCCACGCCGTCTGTTAGCCTGTGCCGTTGGAGGGTTACTGGGCTGCCTGGCGGTGTTCCTTATCAGCGGGTATTTCAAAGTCGTGCCACAGCGCACCGACTTTATTCGCTGGCACGGGGAGGCGATACCGCCCGAGACTGAAGTATGGGTTCCGCAGGGGGAGCTGTCAGCCGCACAACAAAAAACGGTAGTCCAAACGCTACAGCTCTATGCACTTTACGCCAGCGGTTATGGGCCCTATGAGGAGAAAGCGCGCTTCCTCTACATCACCCTTGGCCATTCCCCCCGTCACCTGGGGCTGATTGCCTGCTCCATCCCGCTGCGAGCCTCGGAGAATAATTGTGAGTCGTATTACTTCACCAAACGTTAA
- a CDS encoding acyltransferase has product MERLNPGYYSGAQLREIGFKSAGENVRVAKNCTIVGPGNISLGDNVRIDGFTTIIAPGEGYLTLGSYVHIGSHCTLLASAGIVMRDFSCLSHGVRLYTKSDDYSGEFMTNPMVPSHLTNVTSAPIVIGRHAIVGSQASIMPGCFLADGSAIGANSLVTKDCEEWTIYAGSPARKIKERKRNPLTLEKFITAPAR; this is encoded by the coding sequence ATGGAAAGGTTGAATCCAGGGTATTACAGCGGTGCGCAGTTAAGGGAGATCGGCTTCAAGTCGGCAGGGGAAAATGTGCGGGTGGCGAAAAACTGCACCATCGTCGGGCCAGGTAATATTAGCCTGGGTGACAATGTCAGAATTGATGGCTTTACCACCATCATTGCGCCTGGAGAGGGGTATTTAACGCTGGGTAGTTACGTTCATATCGGCAGTCACTGCACCCTGCTTGCCAGTGCGGGGATCGTAATGCGCGATTTCTCCTGTCTGTCGCACGGCGTCAGGCTGTATACCAAAAGTGACGACTACAGCGGAGAGTTTATGACTAACCCTATGGTTCCGTCGCACCTTACCAACGTAACTTCCGCACCCATCGTCATTGGCCGCCATGCCATTGTTGGCTCACAGGCCAGCATCATGCCCGGCTGCTTTCTTGCCGATGGCAGCGCGATCGGCGCCAATTCCCTCGTCACCAAGGATTGTGAGGAGTGGACAATTTATGCCGGTTCCCCCGCCAGAAAGATCAAGGAGCGCAAGCGTAACCCGCTGACGCTGGAAAAATTCATTACCGCGCCAGCCCGATAG
- a CDS encoding O-linked N-acetylglucosamine transferase family protein has protein sequence MASLYTSWHHSPTAIAAAAWLYKFPCGDVSTAAILEIGCGNGANLIRHATVYPQSTCVGVDIDAQRIEAAQNNARQAELNNLHLYCLGLQDLLSIDAGRFDYIIIPAMYTLLDNSARSALMQWCQRQLNDNGIIAVRWNTLPGARSQKVLQQAIVFHSAAAQSEQAWLASARAMLSFMAMADASIDVKEAAAAAQKLSDAELHAQYLEENQDACLLSDFAQRVDAERLQLLGDVVPQSELAAHYGAQIALLHQTVAAGSSALQAQQYLDFAVQRSERFSLLISGKSAQLFSHRPDLSQLMTMHWAASCALTGDENQRITRYGEMVNTSNPDIRRLLDWLSAAWPRSLSTEQLIQLTLEPENPVDHRKRMMAALEELFLNKPPSLYLSAAPSPYNRAEGELRLTCDFSTTEVADGAYCARTNGWGERLAFKREEFAAWQRWPHPDNLSDARYAIELAGKGLLIGSATSWAHFWQRIIACGDRTLVEGAMRAFLLATSAEEQGGLLSASMERSLRAIKPRVSVNPIKASKAQQLLNAGHIQQAREDIAGLLIEHPTDSTLLMLAAAACNKAGDNETALTLLARRLGQGGDLHSVLNSLARVLTSLEAKSSTPRLLFQQLLKQDDKNGERWLDLSSCYNAIDDKIREEQCLQASLKHDAKNSISLLRLATLYSHTGRMEEAKALCTQALALPKGAINRLNSHALYLFLLSHDAVLSAEEKFHAHVDFGVLASQWAQSTTLARSAQTPSDGRDKIRIGFVSGDLRGHPVHHFIYPVWHSINRDRFELYAYATGREDRITQQYRESATLFRSVAALSALELAQQIASDNIDVLIDLSGFTEGNRLLTFALKPAALQMSWIGFVGTTGLQQMDYYIAHDHLMAPGELDAIFTEKLVSLPSAKIFEYSAVAPEVSELPALKNGYLTLGNFNRPQKLTPAILDCWANILRALPHARLLFAYMNDERMSDGYRLEMTRRGVKPEQLDFRMKQSFADYLAMHNEVDILLDSHPYSAGTTAQHASWMGVPLVTTTEGSAVSRTTAATMKTFNLGEFVTASLDEYAAKVIELDRRYDYLSAIRQSLRARIKQREASHSHNAYYFEKMIETVWQRHLAGEVPSALFIEDEHRWEEQ, from the coding sequence GTGGCAAGCTTATATACCTCATGGCATCACTCCCCGACGGCAATTGCGGCTGCGGCCTGGCTGTATAAATTCCCCTGTGGAGATGTTTCTACTGCCGCTATTCTGGAGATTGGCTGCGGAAATGGCGCTAATTTAATCCGTCATGCCACGGTTTATCCACAATCAACCTGTGTGGGCGTAGATATTGATGCACAGCGCATCGAGGCGGCGCAGAATAATGCCCGCCAGGCTGAACTGAATAATCTCCATCTCTATTGCCTGGGCTTACAGGATCTGCTGTCAATAGATGCAGGCCGCTTCGATTATATTATTATCCCGGCGATGTACACGCTGCTGGATAACAGCGCGCGCAGTGCCCTGATGCAATGGTGCCAGCGGCAGCTCAACGATAATGGGATTATCGCGGTGCGCTGGAATACCCTGCCGGGGGCCAGAAGCCAGAAGGTATTACAGCAGGCGATCGTTTTCCACAGCGCGGCGGCGCAGAGCGAGCAGGCGTGGCTGGCCAGCGCCAGAGCGATGCTGAGCTTTATGGCGATGGCGGACGCCAGCATTGACGTGAAAGAGGCTGCGGCGGCGGCACAGAAGCTGAGCGATGCTGAGCTGCACGCGCAGTATCTGGAAGAGAATCAGGACGCCTGTCTGCTGAGCGATTTCGCGCAGCGGGTGGATGCCGAACGGCTTCAGCTGCTGGGCGATGTGGTGCCGCAGTCAGAGCTGGCTGCCCACTACGGCGCTCAGATCGCGCTGCTGCACCAGACGGTTGCGGCAGGCAGCAGCGCACTGCAGGCGCAGCAGTACCTCGATTTTGCCGTGCAGCGCAGCGAGCGCTTTAGCCTGCTGATTAGCGGGAAATCCGCTCAGCTTTTCAGTCACCGACCGGATCTTAGCCAGCTCATGACGATGCACTGGGCGGCGAGCTGTGCACTGACCGGGGATGAAAACCAGCGCATTACGCGCTACGGCGAAATGGTTAATACCAGCAACCCGGATATTCGCCGCCTGCTCGACTGGCTGAGCGCCGCCTGGCCGCGCAGTCTCAGCACGGAACAACTCATCCAGCTGACGCTGGAACCAGAAAACCCGGTCGACCATCGCAAAAGGATGATGGCCGCGCTGGAAGAGCTGTTCCTCAATAAGCCGCCATCGCTGTATCTCAGCGCCGCGCCGTCACCCTATAACCGTGCCGAGGGTGAGCTGAGGCTGACCTGTGATTTCAGCACCACGGAAGTGGCCGACGGCGCTTACTGCGCCCGCACCAACGGGTGGGGGGAGCGGCTGGCGTTTAAGCGTGAAGAGTTTGCGGCGTGGCAGCGATGGCCGCATCCGGATAATTTGAGCGATGCAAGATACGCCATTGAACTGGCGGGCAAAGGCCTGCTTATTGGCAGCGCTACCAGCTGGGCGCACTTCTGGCAGCGCATCATTGCCTGTGGCGATCGAACCCTGGTTGAGGGCGCCATGCGCGCATTTCTGCTGGCCACCAGTGCAGAAGAGCAGGGTGGCTTGTTATCAGCCAGTATGGAACGTAGCCTGCGAGCAATAAAACCGCGTGTCAGCGTCAACCCCATAAAAGCCTCTAAAGCCCAGCAGTTGCTCAATGCAGGGCATATTCAGCAAGCCCGCGAGGATATTGCCGGGCTATTGATAGAGCACCCCACGGACAGTACCTTACTGATGCTGGCGGCCGCGGCCTGCAATAAGGCGGGAGATAACGAAACGGCGCTGACGCTGCTGGCGAGAAGGCTTGGGCAGGGCGGCGATCTGCACTCCGTGCTGAATTCGCTGGCGCGGGTGCTGACCAGCCTTGAGGCAAAATCATCTACCCCACGATTACTGTTTCAGCAGCTGTTAAAACAGGATGACAAAAACGGCGAGCGCTGGCTGGATTTATCCAGCTGCTACAACGCAATCGACGATAAAATACGCGAGGAGCAGTGCCTGCAGGCTTCCTTAAAACATGATGCGAAAAACAGCATCAGCCTGTTACGTCTCGCCACCCTGTATAGCCACACCGGGCGAATGGAAGAGGCAAAAGCGCTGTGCACGCAGGCGCTGGCATTACCGAAGGGCGCTATTAATCGGCTAAATAGCCATGCGCTTTACCTGTTTCTTTTGTCCCATGATGCCGTTCTCAGTGCGGAAGAAAAATTCCATGCCCACGTCGACTTTGGCGTGCTGGCCAGCCAGTGGGCGCAAAGCACTACGCTGGCGCGAAGCGCACAGACTCCTTCGGACGGCAGGGATAAAATCCGCATTGGCTTCGTGTCAGGGGATTTAAGAGGGCACCCGGTACATCATTTCATTTACCCGGTGTGGCACAGCATTAATCGCGATCGCTTTGAGCTGTATGCTTATGCAACGGGCAGAGAGGATCGGATCACCCAGCAATATCGCGAAAGCGCGACGCTGTTTCGCAGCGTCGCGGCCCTCAGCGCCCTGGAGCTGGCGCAGCAAATTGCCAGCGATAACATTGATGTGCTAATCGATCTCTCTGGCTTTACCGAGGGGAACCGCCTGCTGACCTTTGCGCTGAAGCCCGCCGCGCTACAGATGTCATGGATTGGATTTGTTGGCACCACCGGGCTGCAGCAGATGGATTATTACATCGCCCACGATCATTTGATGGCACCCGGTGAGCTGGATGCGATCTTCACGGAAAAATTAGTCTCGCTGCCTTCGGCAAAAATATTTGAATACAGCGCAGTGGCGCCGGAAGTGAGCGAACTGCCGGCGTTGAAAAATGGCTATCTGACGTTGGGTAATTTCAACCGGCCGCAAAAACTGACGCCAGCAATCCTCGACTGCTGGGCCAACATCCTGCGGGCGTTGCCACATGCCCGACTGCTGTTCGCCTATATGAACGATGAACGGATGAGCGACGGCTACCGGCTGGAGATGACCCGGCGTGGCGTTAAGCCTGAGCAGCTGGATTTTCGCATGAAGCAGAGCTTTGCTGACTATCTGGCCATGCACAATGAGGTCGATATTCTGCTGGATAGCCACCCTTATTCCGCCGGAACCACCGCGCAGCACGCCAGCTGGATGGGGGTGCCGCTGGTGACGACCACGGAAGGTTCTGCGGTTTCCCGCACCACGGCGGCAACGATGAAAACCTTCAACCTCGGCGAATTCGTCACCGCCAGCCTGGATGAGTACGCCGCTAAGGTGATTGAACTCGATCGGCGCTATGACTATCTCAGCGCCATTCGTCAGTCGCTGCGCGCACGTATCAAACAGCGTGAAGCCAGCCACAGCCATAATGCTTACTACTTTGAAAAGATGATCGAGACCGTCTGGCAGCGTCATTTGGCAGGTGAGGTTCCCAGCGCACTGTTTATTGAAGATGAGCATCGTTGGGAGGAGCAGTAA
- the fliR gene encoding flagellar biosynthetic protein FliR, whose protein sequence is MAFSVPLPQIYELLSHYFLIMVRIAALLTVAPVFSEKGVSVRVRVGLSILIAALIGGQLPDSQIALYSVQGVWAVAKQVLIGAALGLSIQLLFVAVKMAGEMIGMQMGLSFATFFDPNAGNIPVISRFLNLLVTLLFLVFNGHLWLIAMVAESFQQLPVDDAPLQLGGFYLLVNQAGMIFQQGLMLGLPIIALLLCINFILGLLNRMTPQLSIFVIGFPLTLTVGMVALSLISQTLAPFIERLMATVFDNMAALIHALA, encoded by the coding sequence ATGGCCTTTTCCGTTCCCCTGCCGCAGATCTATGAGCTGCTCAGCCACTATTTCCTGATTATGGTGCGTATTGCCGCGCTGTTAACCGTGGCGCCAGTCTTTAGTGAGAAGGGCGTCAGCGTGCGCGTGCGCGTCGGGCTTTCGATTCTGATCGCCGCGCTGATTGGCGGCCAGCTGCCGGACAGCCAGATCGCGCTGTATTCGGTGCAGGGCGTCTGGGCAGTGGCAAAGCAGGTGCTGATCGGCGCCGCGTTAGGGCTGTCGATCCAGCTGCTGTTTGTCGCGGTGAAGATGGCCGGGGAGATGATCGGTATGCAGATGGGCCTGTCGTTCGCCACCTTCTTTGACCCTAATGCCGGGAATATTCCGGTGATCTCACGCTTCCTCAATCTGCTGGTGACGCTGCTGTTCCTGGTATTCAACGGCCATCTGTGGCTGATTGCCATGGTCGCCGAAAGCTTCCAGCAGCTGCCGGTGGACGATGCGCCGCTGCAGTTGGGCGGCTTTTACCTGCTGGTCAATCAGGCAGGGATGATTTTTCAGCAAGGGCTGATGCTTGGGCTGCCGATTATCGCGCTGCTGCTGTGCATTAACTTTATCCTTGGCCTGCTTAACCGTATGACGCCGCAGCTGTCGATTTTCGTGATCGGCTTCCCGCTGACGCTGACCGTGGGCATGGTGGCGCTGTCGCTGATTTCCCAAACCCTCGCCCCGTTTATCGAAAGGCTGATGGCGACGGTATTTGATAATATGGCGGCGTTAATTCACGCTCTGGCTTAA
- the fliQ gene encoding flagellar biosynthesis protein FliQ, giving the protein MTPESVMNLGIQAIKLGLMVAGPLLLAALATGLIISILQAATQINEMTMTFIPKILVIVGIAVILGPWMMRNFIEYTRALIINIPSVIG; this is encoded by the coding sequence ATGACTCCTGAAAGTGTAATGAACCTCGGAATCCAGGCGATAAAACTCGGCCTGATGGTCGCCGGGCCGCTGCTGCTGGCCGCGCTGGCCACCGGCCTGATTATCAGTATTTTGCAGGCCGCCACGCAGATCAACGAAATGACCATGACCTTTATTCCCAAAATCCTGGTGATTGTCGGCATTGCGGTGATCCTCGGCCCGTGGATGATGCGTAACTTTATCGAATACACCCGCGCGCTGATTATCAACATTCCGTCAGTTATCGGCTGA
- the fliP gene encoding flagellar type III secretion system pore protein FliP (The bacterial flagellar biogenesis protein FliP forms a type III secretion system (T3SS)-type pore required for flagellar assembly.), whose translation MMTRTSLLRLLCGLAALLLPAASALAANGDITLANPQSDGGWTLPVQTLVLLSSLTFLPALLLMMTGFTRIVIVLGLMRNALGTPTAPPNQVLVGLALFLTFYVMSPVFNQIYDEAWQPLQEDKITMEVALEKGIKPLKAFMLDQTRENDLAMFAQIAKAGEFNTPEEVPLGILVPSFITSELKTAFQIGFTIFIPFLIIDLVIASILMALGMMMVPPATIALPFKLMLFVLVDGWTLLMGSLAQSFYS comes from the coding sequence ATCATGACGCGCACCTCTCTGCTGCGGCTGCTCTGCGGGCTGGCCGCACTGCTGCTGCCTGCCGCGAGCGCGCTGGCGGCCAACGGCGATATCACCCTGGCGAACCCGCAGAGCGACGGCGGCTGGACGCTGCCGGTGCAGACGCTGGTGCTGCTCAGCTCGCTGACCTTCCTGCCCGCGCTGCTGCTGATGATGACCGGCTTTACCCGCATTGTTATCGTGCTCGGGCTGATGCGTAACGCGCTCGGCACCCCGACGGCGCCGCCAAACCAGGTACTGGTCGGGCTGGCGCTGTTCCTGACCTTTTACGTAATGTCGCCGGTGTTTAACCAGATCTACGATGAAGCCTGGCAGCCGCTGCAGGAAGATAAGATCACCATGGAAGTGGCGCTGGAGAAGGGCATCAAGCCGCTGAAGGCGTTTATGCTGGACCAGACGCGGGAAAACGACCTGGCGATGTTTGCACAGATCGCCAAAGCCGGGGAGTTCAACACGCCGGAAGAGGTGCCGCTGGGTATTCTGGTGCCGTCATTTATCACCAGCGAGCTGAAAACCGCGTTCCAGATCGGCTTCACCATCTTTATCCCCTTCCTGATTATTGACCTGGTGATTGCCAGTATTCTGATGGCGCTGGGGATGATGATGGTGCCGCCCGCCACCATTGCACTGCCGTTTAAGCTGATGCTGTTCGTGCTGGTCGACGGCTGGACCCTGTTAATGGGCTCGCTGGCGCAGAGCTTCTACAGTTAG